The nucleotide sequence CGACCCGAAATGGACGGGCAAGATGGTCAAGGCCCATCCCGGCTATAGCGGCGCCATCCTGACCGCGACCTTCCTGCTGGCGCGCGACCTCGGCTGGCCGTATCTGGAAAAACTGGCACGGCAAAAGATCATGCAAGTACAGTCGGCCGCCGATCCGCCCAAGAAGATCCTGCTCGGTGAGCGCGCCGTCATGGCCGATGGTAACGACTATAACCTGGTGCTCCTGAAGGATCAGGGCAAACCGGTCGAGGTGGTGTATCCTGCCGAAGGTTCGCCGCTGATCATCGTTCCCTCGGGGATTTTCCGCAGCGCGCCAAATCCGAATGCGGCAAGGCTTTTCCAGAGCTTCTTCTTCAGCGCCGAGGCACAGCAGATGCTGGTCGATGTCTTCGCGCACCGCTCGTTCCATGGGCAGGTCAAGGAGAAGGGCGAGCACGTTCCGCTTTCCAGCCTGAAACTGCTCAAGGCCGACCCCGCCCAGGTGCAGGCGCAAAGCGAGGAGATCAAGGCGCGCTATGCGAAGACCTTTGGCGTTTGAGAAGATCTGCGGCGTCTGAGCTGGCGCAGGCCCGGAATCCATTTCACCACCTGGTCTGCGGCTCGATGGATTCCGGGCTGGCGCTTCGGGCGCCCTCAGGTGCGCAATTGCGCACTGGGGAATGACAACTGAATATGCGTTCGCGCTCTCGCGACATGTACTGCCCGAGGTTTGCCTAAAATTTCCCGCCCATCTTGTTCAGAGGGGCGCGGGGAAGACCGGGTGCGCGCTGCAGCCGCGATCTCGCGTGCCATTTGCGC is from Bradyrhizobium sp. AZCC 2176 and encodes:
- a CDS encoding extracellular solute-binding protein, which gives rise to MRDRHWSRRDLLKASTASAASLLLAAPLKAAAPSAEDVTPALIEAAAKEGKLSFYSALELNTAERLARTFEAKYPGIAVRVERSGAERIFQRIGQEQGSGIKAVDVANSTDPAHYLEWKKNDWLAPYLPREVAQHFPADHIDPDGMYATSCAWTEAIGYNTNLVKREEAPKSYADLLDPKWTGKMVKAHPGYSGAILTATFLLARDLGWPYLEKLARQKIMQVQSAADPPKKILLGERAVMADGNDYNLVLLKDQGKPVEVVYPAEGSPLIIVPSGIFRSAPNPNAARLFQSFFFSAEAQQMLVDVFAHRSFHGQVKEKGEHVPLSSLKLLKADPAQVQAQSEEIKARYAKTFGV